A section of the Deinococcus sp. KNUC1210 genome encodes:
- a CDS encoding ABC transporter ATP-binding protein, giving the protein MTALAATGSLAGATVTVEKLQVQFGTRTVLKGVHLQLAPGERVAVVGESGGGKTTLLRVLAGLTEVTEGQVGVTQQHAAARVRVMFQEDRLLPWLSALDNAALGLPQHERHHAEAALANVGLAQRATAFPHQLSGGQRQRVALARALAHRPALLLLDEPFGALDAMTRAEMHTLLTRLLDETGATTVLVTHDLDEALKLADRVLLLRAGRVAEEVHVPGERPRNRRLLEPLRERLEAHLQASGPVSD; this is encoded by the coding sequence ATGACCGCGTTGGCAGCCACCGGGTCGCTCGCGGGCGCAACCGTCACCGTCGAGAAACTGCAGGTCCAGTTCGGTACCCGGACTGTGCTGAAAGGCGTCCACCTGCAGCTAGCTCCTGGCGAGCGGGTGGCGGTGGTGGGCGAGAGCGGCGGTGGCAAGACCACGCTGCTGCGTGTGCTGGCTGGGCTGACTGAGGTGACAGAGGGTCAGGTCGGAGTGACGCAGCAACACGCGGCGGCACGGGTGCGGGTGATGTTTCAGGAAGACCGCCTGCTTCCCTGGCTGTCCGCCCTGGACAATGCGGCCCTGGGCCTCCCGCAGCATGAGCGTCACCATGCAGAAGCTGCGCTCGCAAACGTGGGACTGGCTCAGCGTGCCACCGCTTTTCCACATCAATTATCAGGCGGGCAACGGCAGCGGGTAGCGCTGGCCCGTGCACTGGCACACCGTCCAGCGCTGCTGCTGCTCGACGAGCCGTTCGGTGCGCTGGACGCGATGACCCGGGCCGAAATGCATACCTTGCTGACGAGGCTGCTGGACGAAACGGGAGCAACCACCGTGCTGGTGACGCATGATCTGGATGAAGCGTTGAAACTGGCAGACAGGGTGCTGCTGCTGCGTGCGGGCCGCGTGGCTGAGGAGGTACATGTACCCGGTGAGCGGCCCAGAAACCGAAGACTGCTCGAACCGCTG